The following coding sequences lie in one Spinacia oleracea cultivar Varoflay chromosome 1, BTI_SOV_V1, whole genome shotgun sequence genomic window:
- the LOC110795380 gene encoding uncharacterized protein codes for MPIPNGLTWSLRKIWHNREVFLQANGVDQFVQAGKFRIQKMYKFLHPVGAQVGWKRLICNSHASPKSTFIVWLAVQNRLATKDRLIRWQLNIDGSCGLCQVENETLEHLFFSCSYSQEIWKQILLSLGVNRTVLPWHEEVQIAVKKSRSTQKQACKYSIAFIESVYCIWLQRNAKVFRGHVDPVKTVVSNIMFNVECRCQ; via the coding sequence ATGCCAATTCCTAATGGTTTAACTTGGTCattaaggaaaatttggcatAATAGAGAAGTATTTCTGCAGGCAAATGGAGTGGATCAGTTTGTGCAAGCTGGTAAATTCAGAATTCAGAAAATGTATAAGTTTCTTCATCCAGTTGGAGCTCAGGTGGGATGGAAGAGATTGATTTGTAATAGCCATGCTAGTCCAAAGAGTACCTTCATTGTGTGGCTAGCAGTGCAGAACAGGCTTGCTACAAAAGACAGATTGATAAGATGGCAGCTGAATATTGATGGTAGTTGTGGTCTGTGTCAGGTGGAAAATGAAACTTTGGAGCATCTTTTCTTCTCTTGCTCCTATTCTCAGGAGATTTGGAAGCAGATTCTGCTTTCCTTAGGTGTGAATAGAACTGTGTTGCCTTGGCATGAGGAAGTTCAGATTGCAGTGAAGAAAAGCAGAAGCACACAGAAGCAAGCTTGCAAGTATAGTATAGCTTTCATTGAGTCTGTTTACTGTATTTGGTTGCAAAGAAATGCTAAGGTCTTTAGGGGTCATGTTGATCCAGTTAAAACTGTTGTTAGCAAcattatgtttaatgttgagtgtAGATGTCAGTAG